A stretch of the Thiomicrorhabdus indica genome encodes the following:
- a CDS encoding TolC family outer membrane protein has product MKNTYVRFACALSLLGVIGTSQAMTLEETVQDAIINNPEFRAEVKRYHSFQSDVRGAESGYYPKIDLNAGIGYEEVDNQTIDNTGDGLTRKEASITVTQNLFNGFGDKNEIKRQEYRANAQAHSVISTANDVGLAMVQAYIDMLKEQELSQLAKDNMRTHQKILDQIIQRNNAGIGNQVEVDQARARLALAESNYAAAENNFYDAQARFRRTLGRNPDNMLVKPVFKFELPTTLEEATDIALKEHPTAKEANSDVAETKFQFKAADRFHLPRVDLEVERTFDENLAGVKGKNEYFQAMLRVRYNLYNGGRDSAGIDRTHHEYQAAVEVRDNTRRQIIENLRFAWNARTYVEKQLDFIEQHIKLTYDTLTGYRKQFTLGRRTLLDLLNTENEYYSATKNLITSEFELLNAEYRVLAGMGHLLPSLNINYDFIETKTVEALNK; this is encoded by the coding sequence ATGAAAAATACATACGTTCGATTTGCTTGCGCTTTGTCACTTCTTGGAGTTATCGGAACATCGCAAGCGATGACACTTGAAGAGACTGTTCAGGATGCCATTATCAACAATCCTGAATTTAGAGCTGAAGTTAAGCGTTACCACTCGTTTCAATCCGATGTCAGAGGTGCGGAAAGTGGCTACTACCCGAAAATTGATTTGAATGCCGGAATTGGTTATGAGGAAGTCGATAATCAAACCATCGACAATACTGGAGATGGCCTAACCCGTAAAGAAGCTTCCATTACGGTGACGCAAAATCTATTTAATGGTTTTGGTGACAAAAACGAAATCAAGCGCCAAGAGTACCGAGCGAATGCGCAAGCGCATTCAGTGATTTCAACGGCAAATGATGTTGGTCTTGCGATGGTGCAAGCTTATATTGATATGCTAAAAGAGCAAGAGCTGTCGCAGCTTGCGAAAGACAATATGCGAACGCATCAAAAAATTCTGGATCAGATTATTCAAAGAAATAACGCTGGGATTGGTAACCAGGTTGAAGTTGACCAAGCGCGAGCTCGACTCGCATTAGCAGAATCGAATTATGCAGCGGCAGAAAACAATTTCTATGATGCTCAAGCACGTTTTCGACGTACATTAGGCCGAAATCCAGACAATATGTTAGTTAAGCCTGTTTTCAAGTTTGAGTTGCCTACAACGTTAGAAGAAGCGACCGACATTGCCTTAAAAGAGCATCCAACTGCAAAAGAAGCGAATAGTGATGTCGCTGAAACAAAATTCCAATTTAAGGCTGCTGATCGTTTTCATTTACCTAGGGTTGACCTAGAAGTCGAACGAACCTTTGATGAAAACTTGGCAGGAGTAAAAGGGAAAAACGAATACTTTCAAGCCATGTTGCGTGTGCGTTATAACCTTTACAACGGAGGGCGCGATTCAGCAGGCATTGATCGTACTCATCATGAATATCAAGCGGCAGTTGAAGTCCGCGATAATACGCGCCGTCAGATCATTGAAAATCTTCGATTTGCATGGAACGCACGAACGTATGTTGAAAAGCAGTTAGATTTTATCGAACAGCACATCAAGCTTACCTACGACACCTTAACTGGCTATCGTAAACAATTTACTCTTGGCAGAAGAACGCTTCTTGACTTGTTGAATACCGAAAATGAATATTACAGTGCGACGAAAAACTTGATAACGAGTGAATTTGAGCTATTGAATGCCGAATATCGTGTGTTAGCAGGTATGGGGCATTTATTGCCAAGCTTAAATATCAACTACGATTTCATTGAAACGAAAACTGTCGAAGCGCTAAATAAGTAA
- a CDS encoding OmpA family protein encodes MKYIWLPMTAALMTSFTVSAQETSSPQLSSEQVIADKEMSHDDVTQLYKDLDYDQVKTASDQCHNSNRKQGVNSIGCELDTDRDGVFDHNDQCPDTPSNRPVNFLGCAADSDDDGVIDPNDKCPLTPLGTLVDAQGCKIDNDLDKDGVMNSDDQCPNTPAGSKVNHNGCIPEAIALANIVFDTGSYEIRDDQVDFLQQDIKALKDLETEEVLLITGHTDAIGKESDNMTLSWNRASSVKKYLVSESPLFEASRIYLLGAGESQPIASNTSANGRQQNRRIHLEVMPSNQLPENAQLVLP; translated from the coding sequence ATGAAATACATCTGGTTACCAATGACCGCGGCCTTAATGACAAGCTTTACCGTTTCCGCGCAAGAAACTTCCAGTCCACAGCTAAGCAGCGAACAAGTCATCGCTGATAAAGAAATGTCACATGATGATGTCACTCAGCTTTATAAAGACTTGGATTATGACCAAGTTAAAACGGCTAGCGATCAATGCCATAACTCCAACCGAAAACAAGGTGTGAACTCAATAGGGTGCGAGCTGGATACGGACAGAGATGGCGTGTTTGATCACAATGATCAATGTCCGGATACGCCAAGTAACCGGCCGGTAAACTTTCTTGGTTGTGCAGCGGATAGCGATGATGATGGTGTTATTGATCCAAATGATAAATGTCCATTAACGCCGCTTGGCACATTAGTCGATGCGCAAGGTTGTAAAATTGATAATGATTTGGATAAAGACGGTGTGATGAATTCAGATGACCAATGCCCAAACACACCGGCCGGTAGCAAAGTGAACCATAATGGCTGTATTCCTGAAGCTATTGCTCTAGCGAATATTGTTTTTGATACTGGCTCTTATGAAATCCGTGATGATCAAGTTGATTTTCTGCAACAAGATATTAAAGCTCTCAAAGATTTAGAAACTGAAGAAGTGTTACTGATTACCGGTCATACAGATGCTATTGGTAAAGAATCAGACAATATGACTTTATCTTGGAATCGAGCGTCTAGCGTTAAAAAGTATTTAGTTTCAGAGTCACCACTATTTGAAGCAAGTCGCATTTACCTTCTAGGAGCAGGAGAATCACAGCCTATCGCAAGCAACACCTCTGCGAATGGTCGACAACAAAATCGCCGAATTCATTTAGAAGTTATGCCAAGCAATCAACTTCCAGAAAACGCCCAACTTGTATTACCATAG
- a CDS encoding transglutaminase-like cysteine peptidase, with amino-acid sequence MNGFGILKWLVFCVFLAFPAYSAVPTQVVSDTEIGKARTQYGELAARRLSALKELIETNQSRPERLKLNLVNDFFSKVTFTEDSVAWKKKDFWATPAEFLAKDKGDAEDFAIAKYFSLIALGVDEKKIYFSYVTSTRLKKSHIVLTYFRSPKSEPLILDSLTDRILKASARSDLIPIYSFSGRDLNSGSQSASKKDFASSMHQWSQMLNRMQKGIVK; translated from the coding sequence ATGAATGGGTTTGGAATTTTAAAATGGCTGGTATTCTGCGTCTTTTTGGCGTTTCCAGCCTATAGCGCAGTACCAACTCAAGTGGTTTCCGATACTGAAATTGGTAAAGCCAGAACTCAATATGGTGAGCTTGCCGCACGCAGGCTTTCTGCGTTGAAAGAGTTAATCGAGACTAACCAAAGCCGTCCAGAACGCCTCAAACTTAACTTGGTGAATGATTTTTTCAGTAAGGTGACCTTTACTGAAGACTCAGTAGCTTGGAAAAAGAAAGATTTTTGGGCAACCCCAGCGGAGTTCTTGGCAAAAGATAAAGGGGATGCGGAAGATTTCGCCATTGCCAAATATTTCAGTCTCATTGCATTAGGTGTCGATGAGAAAAAAATCTATTTCTCGTATGTTACTTCAACACGTCTTAAAAAATCACACATTGTATTAACTTACTTTCGCTCGCCCAAATCAGAACCGCTCATTCTGGATAGCCTGACAGATCGAATTTTGAAAGCCAGCGCGCGCAGTGATTTGATTCCTATCTACAGTTTCAGTGGTCGAGATTTGAATAGCGGATCGCAAAGTGCTTCCAAAAAAGACTTTGCAAGTTCAATGCATCAATGGAGTCAGATGCTTAACCGAATGCAGAAAGGCATAGTGAAATAA
- a CDS encoding EAL domain-containing protein, which produces MSFKSKILGFLSLMLMVLLVGTFSLNMSNTQAFLEKQLQSHANDTATSLGLSLSSVANLEEPSSIHAMIDAVFDRGHFERIELIDMDGKSIYQRVNNELNEDIPSWFVNAIELHIPTASAVVQSGWMPIGNLEVKGHEGYAYIELWVSFKEILQYFLIAAIVFLISAYLAIKVLLRPLQKVEQQAKAIVIKEYILQEEIPDTTEFKNLVIAMNDMVSKLEKVFEREAQVAEKLRLMAYQDTVTGLNNRHYFDMIFNRLVDENERTAEGSMCLLKLNGLKELNDRYGYQLGNDFIKHIAKHFSEQLDSQDSIFVRLNGIELLAVIPNQKPNSIRDKALGLIELPQQAATALNLEELPVDISVAMIEFSPKQSRAELFTQMDVLIKQADEDHHRPVRIQSDQKQAAESDASWETRLDKAIEDDRFHLFKQSSFDHKQQIHDSELLIRMQDEQGNMKSAAFFMPAVEQLNRQIEIDQLVLKLVIASLTDRPVDITYSINLSRVILDDPKLFDSLRPILQQAKGLNLAFEFPENAVQSHLKASGVIFKELKQLGFEVGIDRIGMHASNMHFLKILRPNYIKLDGAFSERIESDVQTQSYVASICEMATSLDIEVLAMSIENAEQMEAFRKSGIKFFQGYFFGTPMPI; this is translated from the coding sequence ATGAGTTTTAAGTCAAAAATTTTAGGGTTTCTCAGTCTGATGCTGATGGTATTGCTGGTCGGAACTTTTAGCTTGAATATGTCGAATACGCAGGCCTTTCTTGAAAAGCAACTGCAATCCCATGCAAACGATACTGCGACTTCGCTCGGGTTGTCTTTGAGTTCCGTGGCCAATTTGGAAGAACCATCCAGTATTCATGCCATGATTGATGCGGTTTTTGATCGAGGTCACTTTGAGCGAATAGAATTGATTGATATGGATGGAAAGTCCATCTATCAACGCGTCAATAATGAGCTAAACGAGGATATTCCTTCCTGGTTTGTCAATGCGATTGAGCTGCATATTCCAACGGCGAGCGCGGTGGTTCAATCGGGCTGGATGCCAATCGGAAACCTTGAAGTCAAAGGGCATGAAGGTTATGCCTATATTGAACTTTGGGTGTCATTTAAAGAAATTCTGCAATATTTTTTAATCGCGGCAATTGTTTTTCTAATCAGTGCTTATCTTGCCATTAAAGTGTTACTCAGACCTTTGCAAAAAGTTGAGCAGCAGGCGAAAGCGATTGTCATCAAAGAGTACATCTTGCAAGAAGAGATTCCTGACACCACGGAGTTCAAAAACTTGGTGATTGCCATGAATGACATGGTTTCCAAATTAGAGAAAGTGTTTGAGCGTGAAGCGCAAGTCGCTGAGAAATTACGTTTGATGGCCTACCAAGATACGGTAACGGGTCTGAATAATCGCCATTACTTCGACATGATTTTTAACCGGCTGGTGGATGAGAATGAGCGCACAGCTGAAGGTTCAATGTGCTTACTCAAACTCAACGGTTTAAAAGAGCTGAATGATCGTTACGGTTATCAATTGGGTAACGATTTTATCAAACATATTGCCAAGCATTTTTCTGAACAATTGGACTCGCAGGACAGTATTTTTGTGCGCTTAAATGGTATTGAGTTACTGGCAGTGATTCCCAATCAGAAACCAAACAGCATTCGAGATAAAGCATTAGGCTTAATCGAATTGCCGCAACAAGCTGCGACGGCCCTTAATTTAGAAGAGCTACCGGTAGACATCAGTGTTGCCATGATTGAATTCAGCCCAAAACAGTCGCGGGCTGAGCTGTTTACCCAAATGGATGTCTTAATTAAACAAGCAGATGAGGATCATCACCGGCCGGTAAGAATCCAAAGCGATCAAAAACAGGCTGCGGAGTCGGACGCAAGTTGGGAAACTCGTCTGGATAAAGCGATTGAAGATGATCGTTTTCATTTATTCAAGCAATCTTCGTTTGACCATAAACAACAGATTCATGACAGTGAATTGTTGATTCGAATGCAAGATGAACAGGGGAATATGAAGTCTGCGGCTTTCTTTATGCCAGCAGTGGAGCAATTAAATCGCCAGATTGAAATAGACCAGTTGGTTTTAAAGCTTGTGATTGCCAGCCTAACTGACCGGCCGGTAGATATTACTTACTCGATCAATCTGAGTCGCGTTATTCTGGATGACCCAAAATTATTTGATTCTTTGAGACCGATCCTACAGCAGGCCAAAGGTTTAAACTTAGCGTTTGAGTTCCCTGAAAATGCCGTTCAATCACACCTGAAAGCCAGCGGAGTGATTTTCAAAGAATTAAAACAGTTAGGTTTTGAAGTGGGGATTGATCGCATCGGGATGCATGCTTCGAATATGCATTTTTTGAAAATACTTCGTCCCAATTACATTAAACTCGATGGCGCCTTTAGTGAACGTATTGAATCGGATGTTCAAACGCAGTCATATGTCGCTAGTATTTGCGAAATGGCAACAAGCTTGGATATTGAAGTTCTGGCAATGTCCATTGAAAATGCTGAACAGATGGAAGCTTTCCGTAAATCTGGAATTAAGTTTTTCCAAGGGTATTTCTTTGGAACGCCGATGCCAATATGA
- a CDS encoding type I secretion system permease/ATPase, translating into MNEQQITEISDKDSEHIEIQDALLECLVIYTKQTQHPYSKDALVAGLPIESGRLTPDLFIRAARRAQLNASFKKRTLDEIPSLVLPCILTLKDQKACLLQSVDYERSEALVIFSDAPDGWKKVSLHSLKEDYLGYAIYLTHSHQRIHKQETLIDSNNGHWFWSTVWLSRPIYRDVLIASFVINLFVLANPLFVMNVYDRIVPNNAMESLWVLVIGISVVYLFDILLKYLRSYFLEIAAKKSDVLISAKLFEQTLGLTSSNRTGTIGAFANNLKEFDSIRSFLTSSTIAALVDLPFVIIFLTVIFYIAGQIVWVPILIILVMVIYSLALKGPIQKSIEATFEAQNQKNSVLIETLSAMPTIKALGVESRMQWKWEQAVGEIARTSLKSKMLQSSVSRMTGYMQQMSTVLVVLAGVYLIQDGALTMGGLIAAVILSQRAISPMGQVASLLGAYQQTKTAFESLDALMAKEIERPNDKRFIEHPVFEGAIEFVNVTFTYPGESKPTLNNVTFKIKPRERVGIIGRIGSGKSTIEKLILGFYPVDSGSILIDGIDINQLDPAELRRNMNYVPQDVVLFRGDIRENIVYRAPFVEDDVLLKASKLAGVDDFVRRHPSGYALAVNEGGSNLSGGQRQSIGIARALLLDAPFLMMDEPTNAMDGKTEQKLIQRLQKVQSEATTLLVTHKMSLLVLVDRLLVLEDGRLLSDGPKDEVLKSLNVKMVSKGASK; encoded by the coding sequence ATGAATGAACAGCAAATAACGGAAATATCCGATAAAGACTCTGAACATATTGAAATTCAAGATGCCTTGCTTGAATGCCTTGTTATTTACACCAAGCAGACACAGCATCCTTATTCAAAAGATGCGTTAGTCGCCGGCTTGCCGATTGAATCGGGACGTTTAACTCCGGATTTGTTTATTCGGGCGGCGCGTCGTGCACAGCTGAATGCCAGTTTTAAAAAACGAACATTGGATGAAATTCCCTCTTTGGTGTTGCCTTGTATTTTGACGCTAAAAGACCAAAAGGCATGTTTATTACAGTCCGTTGACTACGAAAGATCCGAAGCTTTGGTGATTTTTAGTGATGCTCCCGATGGCTGGAAAAAGGTCTCACTGCATAGTCTGAAAGAAGATTATCTAGGGTATGCGATTTATTTGACTCATAGCCATCAGCGAATCCACAAACAAGAAACTCTGATTGATTCAAACAATGGTCATTGGTTTTGGTCAACCGTATGGCTCAGTCGACCGATTTATCGCGACGTGCTGATTGCTTCCTTTGTCATCAATCTGTTTGTTCTCGCGAACCCTTTGTTTGTGATGAATGTCTATGACCGGATTGTCCCGAATAATGCCATGGAATCTCTCTGGGTGCTGGTCATTGGCATTAGTGTAGTCTACCTGTTTGATATTTTGCTCAAATACTTACGCAGTTATTTTTTAGAAATTGCCGCTAAAAAAAGTGATGTACTGATTTCGGCCAAGCTGTTTGAACAGACACTTGGGTTAACGTCTTCCAACCGAACAGGGACCATTGGTGCTTTTGCTAATAACCTCAAAGAATTCGACAGCATCAGAAGCTTTCTGACCTCAAGTACGATTGCGGCTTTGGTGGATTTACCCTTTGTGATTATTTTCCTGACGGTGATTTTCTATATCGCCGGTCAAATTGTTTGGGTGCCTATTCTGATTATCTTGGTGATGGTGATATACAGTCTCGCCTTAAAAGGGCCAATTCAAAAGAGTATCGAAGCGACATTTGAGGCACAAAACCAAAAAAACAGTGTACTGATTGAAACGCTCAGCGCCATGCCGACGATTAAAGCGCTCGGCGTTGAATCACGTATGCAATGGAAATGGGAACAGGCCGTTGGCGAGATTGCGCGCACCAGTCTAAAGTCCAAAATGCTGCAAAGTTCCGTCTCACGAATGACAGGGTATATGCAGCAGATGAGCACCGTACTCGTAGTGCTTGCTGGGGTCTATTTAATTCAAGATGGGGCTTTAACCATGGGCGGTTTAATTGCGGCCGTCATTTTGAGTCAAAGAGCGATTTCACCGATGGGACAAGTGGCCAGTTTATTGGGCGCTTATCAACAAACCAAAACCGCTTTTGAGTCGCTTGATGCTTTAATGGCCAAGGAAATTGAACGTCCAAACGATAAGCGGTTTATCGAGCATCCTGTTTTTGAAGGCGCGATTGAATTTGTCAATGTGACCTTTACTTACCCCGGTGAATCTAAGCCGACCCTCAATAATGTCACGTTTAAAATCAAACCGCGTGAGCGAGTGGGCATTATTGGGAGGATTGGTTCAGGGAAATCAACCATTGAAAAACTAATCCTTGGTTTCTATCCAGTCGATTCTGGAAGTATCTTAATTGACGGCATCGATATTAATCAGCTCGATCCGGCTGAGCTACGTCGTAACATGAATTATGTGCCGCAAGATGTGGTTTTGTTCCGAGGAGATATCCGAGAAAACATTGTTTATCGTGCACCTTTTGTTGAAGACGATGTGTTGCTGAAGGCCTCAAAATTAGCCGGGGTGGATGATTTCGTGCGCAGACATCCGTCTGGATATGCTTTGGCGGTCAATGAAGGAGGAAGTAATCTCTCCGGGGGACAACGACAGAGTATTGGGATTGCCAGAGCTTTATTACTTGATGCGCCATTTTTAATGATGGATGAGCCAACCAATGCCATGGATGGAAAGACCGAACAGAAGTTGATTCAGCGGTTACAAAAGGTGCAATCAGAGGCCACAACGCTGTTGGTGACGCATAAAATGAGCTTGTTGGTTTTGGTAGATCGTTTATTGGTGCTAGAAGATGGAAGACTCCTTTCTGATGGCCCGAAAGACGAAGTGCTAAAAAGCTTAAATGTGAAGATGGTTTCAAAAGGAGCGTCAAAATGA
- a CDS encoding HlyD family type I secretion periplasmic adaptor subunit: MSSPIKPPKIDKADIEYISSLSQAALEKPTRKSVWMVWVILLVVIWLIVWANMAELDKIVRGEGKVVPSSKVQLVQNLEGGIIDQILVKSGDSVQQGQVLIQLDNTQFASSFSEKLFEVQALKAKSERLQAEATGQKFVTPKSFESDFERELYQRELSLFNERQKQTDISIRIIQQQVIQHQTELDNAYDQEKQLNNSLTLLDQEIEMMSPLVRQGFASEVDLLKTKRERNDTFGKLNSVQQSVPKYRSLINETQQKIAEIKQKSRNEAQEALNETLAKISQLESANVALEDKVQRTQIRSPVSGVISELLVNTLSEVVQPGSNLAKIVPVDDSLVLETRIQPSDIGFIYAGLKAKVKFTAYDFAIYGGLDGEVEQVSADTITDEEGNSYYLARIRTNKNFLGSQDKPLYLMPGMMASVDVIVGKQTILDYLLKPILKTKDLALRES; encoded by the coding sequence ATGAGCTCGCCGATAAAGCCACCCAAAATTGACAAGGCAGACATAGAGTATATTTCCAGTCTCAGTCAGGCGGCCTTGGAAAAACCGACACGCAAATCGGTCTGGATGGTGTGGGTGATTTTGTTGGTGGTCATCTGGCTGATTGTCTGGGCGAATATGGCGGAACTCGATAAGATTGTCCGCGGTGAAGGGAAGGTGGTGCCATCCAGTAAAGTCCAGTTAGTGCAGAACTTGGAAGGCGGGATTATTGATCAAATCCTTGTGAAGTCGGGCGACTCGGTGCAGCAAGGACAGGTTTTGATTCAGTTGGATAACACCCAGTTTGCCAGCTCATTTAGTGAAAAGCTGTTTGAGGTTCAAGCCTTGAAGGCCAAATCGGAGCGTTTGCAAGCTGAAGCCACCGGCCAGAAATTTGTGACCCCAAAATCGTTTGAATCAGACTTTGAGCGTGAGCTTTATCAACGTGAACTCAGCTTGTTTAATGAGCGTCAAAAACAGACCGATATTTCCATTCGCATAATTCAACAACAAGTCATTCAGCACCAAACCGAATTGGATAATGCCTATGATCAAGAGAAACAACTCAATAATTCCTTAACACTGCTTGATCAAGAAATTGAAATGATGAGTCCCTTAGTCCGTCAAGGCTTTGCTTCTGAAGTTGACTTGTTGAAAACCAAGCGAGAACGAAACGATACCTTTGGAAAACTGAACTCGGTTCAGCAGTCCGTCCCGAAATATCGCTCATTGATTAATGAAACCCAGCAAAAAATTGCTGAGATTAAACAAAAAAGTCGCAATGAAGCCCAAGAAGCCCTCAATGAAACTTTGGCCAAAATCTCACAATTAGAGAGTGCAAATGTGGCCTTGGAAGATAAGGTACAACGAACTCAAATTCGCTCACCTGTCAGTGGTGTAATTTCCGAGTTATTAGTTAATACGCTAAGTGAGGTGGTGCAACCAGGAAGCAATCTGGCGAAGATTGTACCGGTTGACGACTCGCTAGTATTGGAAACACGAATTCAACCTTCCGATATCGGTTTTATCTATGCCGGTTTGAAGGCTAAAGTGAAATTCACGGCTTATGATTTCGCCATTTATGGTGGTCTCGATGGTGAAGTCGAACAAGTGTCCGCCGATACCATTACCGATGAAGAGGGCAATAGTTATTACCTCGCACGCATTCGAACCAACAAAAACTTTTTGGGTTCACAAGACAAACCGCTTTATTTGATGCCCGGCATGATGGCGAGTGTCGATGTGATTGTCGGCAAGCAGACAATTCTTGATTATCTGTTAAAACCGATTTTAAAGACCAAAGATTTGGCGTTGAGAGAGTCCTAA
- a CDS encoding response regulator transcription factor, which translates to MLTQEKLQSILLLSHQRTRFASWLTAIPDLKLQHLDCDASVETFQCPSRSVVFIHWHVNHPIESWITLCQDQQSDVVIVSDHPSPDEGLRFFKLGVKGYIASDTHPKNVCQVIDVVQQGNVWLGHSVMSAFIENVQQEKQGSDEWKQGLTAREIETAEAILQGKTNKEIAELFFVTERTVKSHVHNLLEKLQVKDRLALVLKIQSIRHPE; encoded by the coding sequence ATGCTTACACAGGAGAAGTTACAGTCCATTCTGCTGTTAAGCCATCAACGAACACGCTTTGCTAGTTGGTTAACGGCGATTCCAGACCTGAAATTACAGCATCTTGATTGTGATGCATCGGTGGAGACTTTCCAGTGCCCGTCGCGCAGTGTTGTTTTTATTCATTGGCATGTGAATCATCCGATTGAGTCTTGGATTACGCTTTGTCAGGATCAACAGTCAGATGTGGTTATAGTTTCTGATCACCCCTCACCGGATGAAGGTTTAAGATTTTTTAAACTCGGTGTTAAGGGTTATATTGCCAGCGATACACATCCCAAGAATGTGTGCCAAGTGATTGATGTTGTTCAGCAAGGAAATGTCTGGTTAGGCCATTCTGTTATGTCGGCATTTATAGAAAATGTTCAACAGGAAAAGCAGGGGAGTGATGAATGGAAACAAGGACTCACGGCGCGTGAAATTGAAACTGCTGAGGCGATTTTGCAAGGCAAAACCAATAAAGAAATTGCGGAGTTGTTTTTTGTTACTGAGCGCACGGTAAAATCGCATGTTCACAATTTACTGGAGAAACTCCAAGTAAAAGATCGTTTAGCGCTGGTGCTTAAAATTCAATCGATTCGACACCCTGAATAG